Within Spinacia oleracea cultivar Varoflay chromosome 4, BTI_SOV_V1, whole genome shotgun sequence, the genomic segment GGTTAAGTGGTACTGGTGCCTATATGTGTCCCAATCTAAGGAGTTAGACCCCCTATTTGTGATCCTTGATCTTCTCAAAGATACTGTTCCCTGTTTGGCATTCATAGCAGTAGGTTTAGCCTTTTAGAAGATATGTTttgcaaataaaataaaattaattattctaAAGGAGGTTAGCCGCGATAGTGAAGGTTCTCTTTTGAGGATGATCACAGGGTTGGCAccaagaatttgaaaattcagtTTTCTAAGCCAAAATCGAGCACGATTCGTTGTATGTTAACTAGTTTTTATGAATTGTTTTTGTTGAGTGCCTGTCATTTCTTTCATAAATTTTATTCCTTTTGCGATAGATGCATTTGTAATCTCATAAAATAATGACGGAATCCTCATAACATATTGTTAAAACAATCACCTGTTTCTTCCAAAataaggaaaaaggaaaacaatTGTTAGCTTTGGCTCATTTAGGATAGATTCGTCTGTCTTATGCTACAAATATTATATTAGCAGTACCTAGAATATGATATCTAAtcctaaaaatgatatttatgGTTAGTAACAACTAAATGTGGTATATGCCAAGcaattattttttcttagtGAATCTTGTGTTTTATGATGGTTTAAAGTGCCTTTTACCATGAACTGCCAACAATTGTAGGCTTGTAGCATAACTCCATACAGTAGAGCTGATCATGGGCCGGGTCATAACCTTAAATGTGTTAGTCTGGCATAATGCTATCGAATTACATGGTGCTGCAAGCTACACACTTGGTTAACCATTTGAATAGTCagtattttattcaaaaaaagAACTATGCAAGTTTTAAATTTAAGCCCTTTGATGGAGTATATTATAAACAGGGATGAAGCTCAAGATTTTACGTCTTATACAAGTTTGTTACTTTACTGTCAAATTCTATCACATGAGTAAAatttctattttgttctaaCTTGGTTTatcttatatgtttttttttaaaacttttaaaCAGAGAATATTCTCAATCAAGAAATCGTAGCCGTCAGGTATGGTGAAGTTTTCCCATACTTGTTGCCCATCCAAAGCTCCAATTGTTGTGAAAAGAACTGACAGAAAAAGTGCTTTATGATTGCTTGCTGGTCGTTACTATACACAAGGGCAGAGTTTCTGTTTGTAGTTTAGCTACTTTGGCATCTCATACGTACTATTCTCTAACCCCTTGGTTAATTTAGTTTCTATTACAGGGTTACATTTATTGTTTATGCTCCACTCATGAGTGGTAAGCATGCTAGCAAGATTTTAGACTGATAATGCACCGAATGGCCAAATTATGCCATGCACCCAAGTGTACAGAGCTAATTACAACCACCAACTCGAGCACCACACATGTTGGGGCATGAGGTGTGCGTGAATGGCATACACTAAACGCGTACCTCACATACCAGTGCACACCATGGCGCTGATAGGTACACAGATATCCACATCAGGGTGCATCTTATATGCAGTGTTATGAAGATATTTACACACAGTATTATATATGCGGTGTTCTGAAGATATTTACACACAGTATTATATTTATAGATGACAGAAGTTTTATTTAAACCTTGTACTTAACAGAATCAACTAAGAATAGAATGTATTAAGTGTAACTGCAATTCACTAGGGGGTACAGGAAAATTTTTGGAATCTGCAGGAGCTAATTTTCACAGCCAATAAAATGACAAACCGGGTTTGTCAGTCTGGTATGTTCCTTTTTCTAATATTTGTTTAAAACTCCTTCCTGGCATAGTTTAAAGGTAAAATGCTATGCCAACTTCACAGTGCATCCATTATCTGTTGGTTTTATGCTCCATAGTCCATACCATATCGTTCTCAATCATTTAATTGTGGCCCCAAACCATCCCTACTTGAGAACATTCTCACTTCCCTCTTCCCCTCTCTTTTAGTTTTCACTCTTTTAttccctttttctctctcctatcctGGAATCCTACTATATAAACCCCATTTGGTGTGTCCATATGATATGAACTAACACTCAAGCTTCAGTTAACAGAACTTGAAACAAAAACCATCTCGTTACACTTGTACCACTACTACCACAGTAATGGAGCGTAACCAATTGCATCGTCAAGTTGCTCAGATGAGACAATCTTTCTTTGATCAGGTTTCCTTTGTTCCCATTCTATCCTACTTAGTTCTTGGAGTTAGGTCTTATAGATTGTGTCTTCAGCTAGTTACTGTCTTCTAACATAATAATGGGTTATTTTGCAGGGATTTTTGGATGAACAATTTATTCAGCTAGAAGAATTGCAGGATGACACGAACCCGAATTTTGTAGAGGAAGTTGCAACTCTCTTCTATAGAGACTCAGGAAGGTTGCTAGCTAATCTAGAACAAGCAATGTAAGACATTTTTCTGTCTTTCTATTTTAAAAACTTCTGAAGTTATTTTGTAACCAGTGAAAACAAGCCAATGGTTTTTCAGAAGTTTATGATTATGTCAATAGTAACAGAGTTGTCCTCTATTTACAGGGAAAGAAGCTCACTAGATTTTGTAAGGCTGGACA encodes:
- the LOC110775858 gene encoding histidine-containing phosphotransfer protein 4; protein product: MERNQLHRQVAQMRQSFFDQGFLDEQFIQLEELQDDTNPNFVEEVATLFYRDSGRLLANLEQAMERSSLDFVRLDNIMQQFKGSCSSIGAKRVRNECNQFKEYCRAGNSDGCMRTFQQLKREYATLKRKLESYFQLVRQVGPREMATRPR